A stretch of Paludisphaera borealis DNA encodes these proteins:
- the dxs gene encoding 1-deoxy-D-xylulose-5-phosphate synthase, with product MLSPDSLLARIGAPEDLKKLSDKELDQLADEMRGELIGVVGRRAAHFASNLGVVELCLALHLTFDFTEDRLIWDTGHQIYPHKLITGRAEELHTIRTKGGLMGYPNPAESPFDLFMTGHAGCAPSTALGLKLGDEIMGRPDRHSVAVIGDGALPSGIVFEAFNHAGGSQSKLLVILNDNKMSICPPVGGIANALDRARMSTTYNDWNKRVRSVLPTIPLVGETADRWLQQFKDAVKASLHHGMLFEELGFTYLGPIDGHDLKSVRTYLEKVKAMEGPILLHVLTNKGHGFEPAVKDPVKFHAPAPFMKAEDGIVPLKISTSQTYTDAVSAALFDVCRDDSRVVVLTAAMCEGNKLQKLRTSFPKQFFDVGICESHAVALAAGMAKAGARPVVDIYSTFLQRAYDQIFQEVALQNLPVVFCLDRAGLVGADGPTHHGSYDIASLRIFPNMVVMAPGDQRDVGPMLDFALAHTSPTAIRYPRANLHAVEREVQPIELGQAEIIDWETDGMIVACGAQLGACLQAAERLHKRYGLQVGVINARFIKPLDSRTICKAIEEAAFVLTVEEGCLPGGFGSAVLEAANDAGLPTAHVRRLGLPDRFILHAERDEQLAEVGLDVDGVTRAALELARAVGLDFTDLGPEPDPTTARQNGVAPAPAGRG from the coding sequence ATGCTCAGCCCCGATTCGCTTCTGGCCCGGATCGGCGCTCCGGAAGACCTCAAGAAGCTGTCCGACAAGGAGCTCGACCAGCTCGCCGACGAGATGCGCGGCGAACTGATCGGCGTGGTGGGACGACGGGCCGCGCACTTCGCCAGCAACCTCGGCGTGGTCGAGCTGTGCCTGGCGCTCCACCTGACCTTCGACTTCACCGAGGACCGCCTGATCTGGGACACGGGCCACCAGATCTACCCTCACAAACTGATCACCGGGCGGGCCGAGGAGCTGCACACGATCCGGACCAAGGGGGGCCTGATGGGCTACCCCAACCCGGCCGAGAGCCCCTTCGACCTGTTCATGACCGGCCACGCCGGCTGCGCGCCTTCGACGGCGTTGGGCCTGAAGCTCGGCGACGAGATCATGGGTCGGCCCGACCGCCACTCGGTCGCGGTGATCGGCGACGGCGCGCTGCCGTCGGGCATCGTCTTCGAGGCGTTCAACCACGCCGGCGGCTCGCAATCCAAGCTGCTGGTGATCCTCAACGACAACAAGATGTCGATCTGCCCCCCCGTCGGCGGCATCGCCAACGCGCTCGACCGGGCGCGGATGTCGACGACCTACAACGACTGGAACAAGCGGGTCCGATCGGTCCTGCCGACGATCCCCCTGGTCGGCGAGACGGCCGATCGCTGGCTCCAGCAGTTCAAGGACGCCGTCAAGGCCTCGCTCCACCACGGGATGCTCTTCGAGGAGCTGGGGTTCACCTACCTCGGCCCGATCGACGGCCACGACCTCAAGTCGGTCCGCACGTACCTTGAGAAGGTCAAGGCGATGGAAGGGCCGATCCTGCTCCACGTCCTGACCAACAAGGGCCACGGCTTCGAGCCGGCCGTCAAAGACCCGGTCAAGTTCCACGCCCCCGCGCCGTTCATGAAGGCCGAGGACGGGATCGTCCCGCTCAAGATCTCGACCAGCCAGACCTACACCGACGCCGTCAGCGCGGCCTTGTTCGACGTCTGCCGAGACGACTCGCGGGTGGTGGTTTTGACCGCCGCCATGTGCGAGGGCAACAAGCTCCAGAAGCTCCGCACGTCGTTCCCGAAGCAGTTCTTCGACGTCGGCATCTGCGAGAGCCACGCCGTCGCCCTGGCGGCGGGGATGGCCAAGGCCGGCGCCCGGCCGGTCGTCGACATCTACAGCACGTTCCTCCAGCGGGCGTACGACCAGATCTTCCAGGAGGTCGCGCTCCAGAACCTGCCGGTCGTCTTCTGCCTCGACCGCGCGGGGCTCGTCGGCGCCGACGGTCCGACCCATCACGGCAGCTACGACATCGCCTCGCTGCGGATCTTCCCGAACATGGTCGTGATGGCCCCCGGCGATCAGCGCGACGTCGGCCCGATGCTCGACTTCGCGCTCGCGCACACTTCGCCGACGGCGATCCGCTACCCCCGGGCCAACCTCCACGCCGTCGAGCGCGAGGTCCAGCCGATCGAGCTGGGCCAGGCCGAGATCATCGACTGGGAGACCGACGGCATGATCGTGGCCTGCGGCGCCCAGCTCGGCGCCTGCCTGCAAGCCGCCGAACGGCTCCATAAGCGGTACGGCCTGCAAGTCGGCGTGATCAACGCCCGGTTCATCAAGCCGCTGGACAGCCGGACGATCTGCAAGGCGATCGAGGAGGCCGCGTTCGTGCTGACGGTCGAGGAGGGCTGCCTGCCCGGCGGCTTCGGCTCGGCCGTGCTCGAAGCCGCCAACGACGCCGGGCTCCCCACCGCCCACGTCCGCCGGCTCGGCCTGCCCGACCGGTTCATCCTCCACGCCGAACGCGACGAGCAGCTCGCCGAGGTCGGCCTC
- a CDS encoding polyprenyl synthetase family protein, with the protein MTSCSEPLTASTLGEHLDLQRRRVEDALAAYLPRPEADPSAGRPERLASAMRYSVLGGGKRLRPVLCLMAAEACGGSWEAAIPAACALELVHTYSLIHDDLPAMDDDDLRRGRPTCHKAYDEATAILAGDGLLTLAFELIAKGVSPDSSALACVRILAEASGPDGMVGGQMADLQAEHRALDQHEEGSLAELEAIHRRKTGALLKAPLQMGAAIARASDSHREALERYGKAVGLAFQIIDDLLDVEGDETKLGKRVGKDSGHGKWTYPRFLGVEGSRTRARQLAHEAVAALAPLEARGERLRDLALALLERDS; encoded by the coding sequence ATGACGAGCTGTTCAGAACCCCTGACCGCGTCGACTCTCGGCGAGCACCTCGACTTGCAACGTCGCCGGGTGGAGGACGCGCTGGCGGCGTACTTGCCGCGTCCCGAGGCCGACCCGTCGGCGGGGCGTCCCGAGCGCCTGGCCTCGGCGATGCGCTACAGTGTGCTAGGCGGAGGCAAGCGGCTGCGGCCGGTCCTTTGCCTGATGGCGGCCGAGGCATGCGGGGGGAGCTGGGAAGCGGCGATTCCCGCGGCCTGCGCGCTGGAGCTGGTGCATACGTACTCGTTGATCCACGACGACCTGCCGGCGATGGACGACGACGACCTGAGACGTGGTCGGCCGACCTGCCACAAGGCGTACGACGAGGCCACGGCGATCCTGGCGGGCGACGGTCTTTTGACGTTGGCCTTCGAGTTGATCGCCAAGGGGGTCTCGCCGGACTCGTCGGCCCTGGCCTGCGTCCGGATCTTGGCCGAGGCGTCGGGCCCCGACGGCATGGTCGGCGGCCAGATGGCCGACCTCCAGGCCGAGCATCGGGCGCTCGATCAGCACGAGGAGGGCTCGCTGGCCGAACTCGAGGCGATCCACCGCCGCAAGACCGGCGCGCTTTTGAAGGCCCCGTTGCAGATGGGCGCCGCGATCGCGCGGGCCTCGGATTCGCATCGCGAGGCGTTGGAGCGATACGGCAAGGCGGTCGGCCTGGCGTTCCAGATCATCGACGACCTGCTCGATGTGGAAGGCGACGAAACCAAGCTCGGCAAGCGGGTTGGGAAAGACTCCGGACACGGGAAATGGACGTACCCCCGGTTCCTGGGGGTCGAGGGAAGTCGGACGAGGGCCCGGCAGCTCGCCCACGAGGCGGTCGCCGCGCTGGCTCCACTCGAAGCGCGGGGCGAACGCCTCCGCGACCTGGCGCTGGCACTTTTGGAAAGGGATTCTTAA
- a CDS encoding tRNA-(ms[2]io[6]A)-hydroxylase, with the protein MTQVLCLDDLPLILRTPDAWAEAALREPLALLNDHAYLEKKAAANALELLNRWPEPAYPDAWTSTLAAIANDETAHLNSVVRLLARRGGRLERTHRNPYANALRNLVRKGEGSYELVDRLLISALIEARSCERFVLLARCSRDRELARFYQRLGSSELGHYHVFLVLAGHVLPQAEVEARWRDLLAAESTILAAQSPGPRMHSGF; encoded by the coding sequence ATGACTCAGGTCTTATGCCTTGACGACTTGCCGCTGATTTTGCGAACGCCCGACGCCTGGGCGGAGGCGGCGCTCCGGGAGCCGTTGGCCCTTCTGAACGACCACGCGTACCTCGAAAAGAAGGCCGCGGCCAACGCGCTCGAGCTGTTGAACCGATGGCCCGAGCCCGCGTATCCGGACGCCTGGACGAGCACGCTGGCGGCCATCGCCAACGATGAGACCGCGCACCTGAATTCGGTGGTCCGCCTGCTGGCGAGGCGCGGAGGGCGGCTTGAACGGACGCATCGCAACCCGTACGCCAACGCGCTGCGGAACCTCGTCCGCAAGGGCGAGGGCTCTTACGAGCTGGTCGACCGTTTATTGATCTCGGCCCTGATCGAAGCCCGCTCGTGCGAGCGGTTCGTGCTTCTCGCCCGTTGCAGCCGCGACCGCGAACTGGCGCGGTTCTATCAGCGTCTGGGCTCGTCGGAGCTGGGCCATTACCACGTCTTCCTGGTCCTGGCCGGCCACGTCCTCCCTCAAGCCGAAGTCGAAGCCCGCTGGCGCGACCTGCTCGCAGCCGAATCAACGATCCTCGCCGCCCAGTCGCCAGGGCCGAGGATGCACAGCGGGTTTTAG
- a CDS encoding Fic family protein: MAKVIFEDLLPGETPIDDISGLKVEGISTRAQLSVLESENIRKALFQYFEATRAIAGFDLEWAKTLHQEMFGDVWSWAGRFRRCDLNLGCAWSQIQERTYNLFDDLRLWEEQGRDLIEQASDLHHRSVQILLSSMGTAVGLAC, translated from the coding sequence ATGGCAAAGGTGATTTTTGAAGATCTGCTTCCCGGCGAAACTCCAATCGACGACATCTCCGGGCTCAAGGTGGAAGGTATTTCCACCCGAGCCCAGTTGAGTGTCTTGGAGAGCGAGAACATACGGAAGGCCCTGTTCCAATACTTCGAGGCGACTCGCGCCATCGCCGGATTCGACCTGGAATGGGCGAAGACATTGCATCAAGAAATGTTTGGCGATGTGTGGAGTTGGGCCGGCCGCTTTCGCCGGTGCGATCTCAATCTGGGATGTGCGTGGTCTCAAATTCAGGAAAGAACATATAACCTGTTCGACGACCTGCGATTGTGGGAAGAACAGGGGCGGGATTTGATTGAACAGGCTTCAGACCTTCACCACCGGTCCGTGCAGATTCTCCTTTCATCAATGGGAACGGCCGTTGGGCTCGCATGTTGA
- a CDS encoding VOC family protein, whose amino-acid sequence MVKAIPDGYHAITPHLVIKGASEAIEFYKKAFGAEEISRMPFPSPDGQVKIGHAELQIGDSKLFLADEFPDYGATGPNGHSPVTIHLYVTDADATYNKAVEAGATATMPPVDAFWGDRYGKLVDPFGHHWSISTHKEDPTPEQMQERMAAMMKEQPCG is encoded by the coding sequence ATGGTGAAGGCGATTCCGGACGGGTATCACGCGATCACTCCGCACCTGGTGATCAAGGGGGCTTCCGAGGCGATCGAGTTCTACAAGAAGGCGTTCGGCGCGGAGGAAATCAGCCGGATGCCGTTCCCGAGCCCGGACGGGCAGGTGAAGATCGGGCACGCCGAACTCCAGATCGGCGACTCGAAGTTGTTCCTTGCGGACGAGTTTCCCGACTACGGCGCGACGGGCCCGAACGGGCATTCGCCCGTGACGATCCACCTGTACGTGACCGACGCCGACGCCACGTATAACAAGGCCGTCGAGGCGGGCGCAACCGCGACCATGCCGCCGGTCGACGCGTTCTGGGGCGACCGCTACGGCAAGCTGGTCGACCCGTTCGGGCACCACTGGTCGATCTCCACCCACAAGGAAGACCCGACGCCCGAGCAGATGCAGGAGCGGATGGCCGCCATGATGAAAGAGCAGCCCTGCGGGTAA
- the xseB gene encoding exodeoxyribonuclease VII small subunit, producing the protein MPDDEPEIRFEAALEQLEQIVDALQRGEPELSSALAKYEQGVALLGRCYGLLERAERSVTILTGVNDDGEAVTIPFDAAATLVDTAVASKPKPKADSEEVPKPARRRRVAKPEPAPEPEIQAKPDVQAEPEYDRFDPPF; encoded by the coding sequence ATGCCCGACGACGAACCGGAAATCCGCTTCGAAGCCGCCCTCGAACAGCTCGAACAGATCGTCGACGCCCTCCAGCGCGGCGAGCCCGAGCTGTCGTCGGCCCTGGCCAAGTACGAACAAGGCGTCGCGCTGCTGGGCCGCTGCTACGGCCTGCTCGAACGCGCCGAGCGATCGGTGACGATCCTGACCGGCGTCAACGACGACGGCGAGGCCGTCACGATCCCGTTCGACGCCGCCGCGACCCTCGTCGACACCGCCGTCGCGTCCAAACCCAAGCCAAAAGCCGACAGCGAGGAGGTCCCCAAGCCGGCCCGTCGCCGTCGCGTCGCCAAACCCGAGCCGGCGCCCGAACCGGAAATCCAGGCCAAGCCCGATGTCCAGGCCGAGCCGGAATACGATCGCTTCGATCCGCCCTTCTGA
- a CDS encoding beta strand repeat-containing protein: MHRDIRTIFRNRFGLDRQQSLRARRRRATRLEILEDRTLLTASATLDIAAGTLSYALIGGPMDLSVSVDASDVYTFQDPSQTITLGAGASGWTLSGDGHTATGPAASFSQIAVIGDGSAFNDAVTIHSTNAPTTISTGAGDDVFTFDAPAIKAAVTLTNPLSGGADGDVVHFLTEGVAGTLATGQKGRESYQAAGGGLINITSVKPNFADSFAGLSISTSTLSINLNSLYTAPTALATTLSVVGSNVQVGVTDVPTRLFPNGSIAGLAIQGTSGGNSLTLDYTGGIPYGAGVTFSPPAASGGAENALVLQNGTFTQEAYLASGAGKGSLVFPNRQVNGVTIGNQIDFENLTPITDTLTVAGFTFTAPLGAQTVHVTDGPVVSGVQTTQINDGGTSHFELINFANKTSVAINTGSGGDLVAVNLTVPAAGLSSMSISTAGGDDAVAVVSLPASVALSVDTGAGTSNDIALSSSGSLAGIQGPVTVRSTGGTATLQLDDTADATGQNFVITPGQVTGGPLGSPVDYSGGGISSVQVRGGSGNDLFTFSNFGSPTTATAYVIDGGPGVDTLTVNSTLPTVNYSTPGILTFGAGQPTINYARIEEINLGQASAPPVGIPVVVYATEAQAFIQRTVARFTDAAPGGPVNYYASIDWGDGTPATGGVIVPTGVTGTYEILGGHSYAAAATSYPVNVTLTRQGGTSTTTTVGGVTINISTGGAANSVPNPIPSTAVVAAAPLSALGIPLVGRATAPLASTPGGVQIAAFTDSGTNLPPSGYTALIYWGDGSAPTVATQITATGTAGGVVYNVFGDHTYANLGSYPVTVLVTKPPTAVTAPVVAQSPPGAQAIAVSTATILDVPLRTVTGQLNPASDSGASSTDGITNVTQPNYFGLTDSPGASIAVVATPTSGTPILLGATQSDNSGAWSVTSTAALANGAYTITIYASDHFDASNVVTNVLPQTLLIDTVGPKVVNTVFTPKSGYVTVTYQDYGGAANAGSGLNLTTVQDPSNYNFAFVSSIVRGYKPPARWLLGPIATTPGTTTGPQEATVLINGGTPIRGGIYQLKITSASPTALGGVQDLAGNALDGEFYGTFPSGNNAGGGDFIARLDSIHNTVFAPQTVVGPGKPAKTPVKKPVKVVKTPPVRTPPVRKVPVKVVHAPPARAAR, translated from the coding sequence ATGCATCGGGATATTCGTACGATCTTTCGGAATCGGTTCGGCCTCGATCGCCAGCAATCCTTGCGGGCGAGGCGGCGACGGGCGACGCGACTGGAAATCCTTGAGGACCGCACACTGCTGACGGCCTCCGCAACACTCGACATCGCGGCAGGGACGCTCTCGTACGCCTTGATCGGGGGTCCGATGGACCTCTCGGTCTCGGTGGACGCGAGCGACGTCTACACGTTCCAAGATCCCTCGCAGACGATCACTCTGGGCGCCGGCGCCAGCGGCTGGACGCTCTCGGGCGACGGCCACACGGCGACCGGGCCGGCGGCCTCGTTCAGCCAGATCGCCGTCATCGGCGACGGCTCGGCCTTCAACGACGCCGTGACGATCCATTCGACCAACGCGCCGACGACCATCAGCACGGGCGCCGGCGACGACGTCTTCACCTTCGACGCGCCGGCGATCAAGGCTGCGGTGACCCTCACCAACCCCTTGAGCGGCGGCGCAGACGGCGACGTCGTCCACTTCCTCACCGAGGGCGTCGCGGGGACGCTCGCCACCGGGCAGAAGGGGCGCGAATCGTACCAGGCGGCCGGCGGCGGCCTGATCAACATCACGTCGGTGAAGCCGAACTTCGCCGACTCGTTCGCGGGGCTCTCGATCTCGACGAGCACCCTGAGCATCAACCTCAACAGCCTTTACACCGCGCCCACGGCCCTCGCGACCACGTTGTCGGTCGTCGGCTCGAACGTCCAGGTCGGCGTGACCGACGTTCCCACGCGGCTGTTCCCCAACGGCTCGATCGCGGGTCTCGCTATTCAGGGCACGAGTGGCGGTAATTCGCTGACCCTGGACTACACCGGCGGCATCCCATACGGCGCCGGGGTCACGTTCTCGCCCCCCGCTGCTTCGGGGGGGGCCGAGAATGCGCTCGTGCTTCAGAACGGCACCTTCACCCAGGAAGCGTACCTCGCCTCGGGTGCCGGGAAAGGGAGCCTCGTCTTCCCCAACCGACAGGTCAACGGCGTGACCATCGGCAACCAGATCGACTTCGAGAACCTCACGCCGATCACCGACACCCTGACCGTCGCCGGGTTCACCTTCACCGCGCCGCTCGGCGCCCAGACGGTGCACGTCACCGACGGCCCGGTCGTCTCGGGGGTCCAGACCACCCAGATCAACGACGGCGGAACGAGCCACTTCGAGCTGATCAACTTCGCCAACAAGACGTCCGTGGCGATCAACACCGGATCGGGCGGCGACCTCGTGGCCGTGAACCTGACCGTGCCGGCCGCGGGCCTCTCCTCCATGTCGATCTCCACCGCCGGCGGCGACGACGCCGTGGCGGTCGTCTCCTTGCCGGCGAGCGTCGCGCTCAGCGTCGACACCGGGGCCGGAACGTCGAACGACATCGCCCTCAGCAGCAGCGGCAGTCTCGCCGGCATCCAGGGCCCGGTGACCGTCCGGTCGACCGGCGGAACCGCCACGCTCCAGCTCGACGACACGGCCGACGCCACGGGTCAAAACTTCGTCATCACCCCCGGCCAGGTGACCGGCGGCCCGCTCGGCTCGCCCGTCGACTATTCGGGAGGCGGGATCTCGAGCGTTCAGGTTCGGGGCGGCTCCGGGAACGATCTCTTCACCTTCAGCAACTTCGGCTCGCCCACCACGGCCACGGCCTACGTCATCGACGGCGGGCCGGGCGTCGACACGCTCACCGTCAATTCCACGCTGCCGACCGTGAACTACTCCACACCGGGAATTCTCACCTTCGGCGCGGGCCAGCCGACCATCAACTACGCCCGCATTGAAGAGATCAACCTCGGCCAGGCATCCGCGCCGCCGGTCGGCATCCCGGTCGTCGTCTACGCGACTGAGGCTCAAGCGTTCATCCAGCGGACCGTTGCCCGGTTCACCGACGCCGCGCCTGGCGGGCCGGTCAACTACTACGCTTCGATCGATTGGGGCGACGGCACGCCGGCCACGGGCGGGGTGATCGTGCCCACGGGCGTCACAGGGACTTATGAAATCCTCGGCGGCCACTCCTACGCCGCGGCGGCCACCTCGTACCCCGTCAACGTCACGCTCACCCGCCAGGGGGGAACGAGCACGACGACCACCGTCGGCGGCGTGACGATCAACATCAGTACGGGCGGCGCGGCCAATTCGGTCCCCAACCCGATCCCCTCGACGGCCGTGGTCGCGGCGGCCCCCTTGAGCGCGCTGGGCATCCCGCTCGTCGGCCGGGCGACGGCCCCGCTCGCCTCGACTCCCGGCGGCGTCCAGATCGCCGCGTTCACCGACTCGGGCACCAATCTGCCCCCCTCGGGCTACACCGCCTTGATCTACTGGGGAGACGGCTCGGCCCCCACGGTCGCGACCCAGATCACCGCCACCGGGACCGCCGGCGGCGTCGTCTACAACGTCTTCGGCGACCACACGTACGCCAACCTCGGCTCGTACCCCGTGACCGTGCTCGTCACCAAGCCGCCGACCGCCGTCACAGCCCCGGTCGTGGCCCAGAGCCCTCCCGGCGCCCAGGCGATCGCCGTGTCGACCGCGACGATCCTCGACGTCCCGCTCCGCACCGTCACCGGCCAGCTCAACCCGGCCAGCGACTCCGGCGCGTCGAGCACCGACGGGATCACCAACGTCACCCAGCCCAACTACTTCGGCCTCACCGACTCGCCGGGCGCCTCCATCGCGGTCGTCGCCACGCCCACGTCCGGAACGCCGATCCTGCTGGGCGCCACGCAGTCTGACAACTCCGGCGCCTGGAGCGTCACCTCCACCGCCGCGCTCGCCAACGGCGCCTACACCATCACAATCTACGCCTCCGACCACTTCGACGCCTCGAACGTCGTCACGAACGTCCTGCCGCAGACGCTGTTGATCGACACCGTCGGCCCCAAGGTGGTCAACACGGTCTTCACGCCCAAGAGCGGTTACGTGACGGTGACCTACCAGGATTACGGCGGCGCGGCCAACGCGGGATCGGGCCTGAACCTGACGACCGTGCAAGACCCGAGCAACTACAACTTCGCGTTCGTCTCGTCGATCGTCCGAGGCTACAAGCCCCCGGCGCGTTGGCTTCTGGGACCGATCGCCACGACCCCCGGCACGACCACGGGCCCCCAGGAGGCGACCGTCCTGATCAACGGCGGCACGCCGATCCGCGGCGGCATCTACCAGCTCAAGATCACCTCGGCGAGCCCCACCGCTCTCGGAGGCGTGCAAGACCTGGCCGGCAACGCGCTCGACGGCGAGTTCTACGGCACGTTCCCGTCCGGCAACAACGCGGGCGGCGGCGACTTCATCGCGCGGCTCGACTCGATCCACAACACCGTCTTCGCCCCCCAGACCGTCGTCGGTCCCGGCAAGCCCGCCAAGACCCCCGTCAAGAAGCCGGTCAAGGTCGTCAAGACGCCGCCCGTTCGCACGCCTCCCGTCCGGAAGGTGCCGGTCAAGGTCGTCCACGCGCCGCCGGCGAGGGCGGCCCGCTGA